The following coding sequences are from one Treponema parvum window:
- a CDS encoding BCCT family transporter, which yields MNKLFRNINLKIFIPSCLTLIILISVLLFFSVESMCIIQRLYDVCTEKFGWLYQLTCFACFGFLIWISCSKVGNIKLGESGEKPQYSDTLWIAMLFTAGVGTSIVILGFLEPIYYVSSPPFNIEPMSEMAYEYAHMYGQFHWGLGAWAFYNPAIIAVAYMMYVRKESTIRLSSACRPILKKNTDRWPGYCIDIFVIFGIVGSITTSLGIGTPVLANIIREVFGIPQQYELEIKMVILVIWVMIFGTSVFLGLEKGIQRLSNINIIMAFVFMMAVFLIGPTVVILKMEVNSLGLYISNFFRMSTYTQPFGDGDFTRNWTVFYWGWWIAFMPMMGMFVGKISRGRTIKNVVWGQLIWGTAGCCLSFMIFGGYSLYLQKSGKVDLVSVLNKGTQSDAIIAILKTLPMSRIMMIFLCVVCFIYLATTIDSCAYVLAGVTTDDLEPTKDPARWNRLFWAILFSILSIAIMVVSGIETVKIMSVVTGIFLILVLFLLMVAVKIRLEEDLSEKKKKEINMG from the coding sequence ATGAATAAATTATTCCGGAACATTAATCTAAAAATATTCATTCCGTCGTGTCTTACATTGATCATATTGATCAGTGTGCTGCTGTTTTTTTCGGTGGAATCGATGTGTATCATTCAACGCTTATATGATGTATGTACGGAAAAATTCGGCTGGTTATATCAGTTGACATGCTTTGCTTGTTTCGGATTTCTGATATGGATCTCATGCAGCAAGGTCGGAAATATAAAATTGGGAGAAAGCGGTGAAAAACCGCAGTATTCCGATACTTTATGGATTGCTATGTTATTTACCGCAGGAGTGGGTACAAGCATTGTGATACTTGGGTTTTTGGAACCTATCTATTACGTAAGCAGTCCTCCGTTTAACATAGAACCTATGAGTGAGATGGCTTATGAATATGCGCATATGTATGGGCAGTTTCACTGGGGATTGGGAGCTTGGGCTTTTTATAATCCTGCCATTATAGCGGTCGCTTATATGATGTATGTAAGAAAAGAATCAACTATACGATTAAGCTCCGCATGTAGACCGATCTTGAAAAAAAATACTGACAGATGGCCGGGATATTGTATTGATATTTTTGTAATATTCGGAATCGTGGGTTCGATCACGACATCGCTTGGAATCGGTACTCCTGTGTTGGCAAATATTATAAGGGAAGTGTTTGGGATCCCACAGCAATATGAATTGGAAATAAAGATGGTCATATTGGTTATATGGGTAATGATATTCGGTACCAGTGTTTTCCTTGGACTGGAAAAGGGAATACAACGGCTCAGCAATATTAATATCATTATGGCATTTGTGTTTATGATGGCCGTTTTTTTGATTGGCCCAACTGTAGTAATCTTAAAAATGGAAGTGAATAGTCTCGGATTGTACATTTCGAATTTTTTCAGGATGAGTACATATACGCAGCCGTTTGGGGACGGAGACTTTACAAGGAACTGGACAGTATTTTACTGGGGATGGTGGATTGCCTTTATGCCTATGATGGGTATGTTTGTCGGGAAAATATCCAGAGGAAGGACCATAAAAAATGTTGTCTGGGGACAGCTGATTTGGGGAACGGCCGGCTGCTGTCTGAGTTTCATGATTTTCGGCGGGTATTCGTTATATCTGCAAAAGAGCGGAAAAGTAGATTTGGTATCCGTATTGAATAAGGGAACGCAGAGCGATGCAATAATTGCCATTCTTAAAACCTTGCCAATGTCCCGGATCATGATGATTTTTCTATGCGTGGTATGCTTTATATATTTGGCAACGACAATTGATTCGTGTGCATATGTACTGGCAGGGGTAACAACAGATGATTTAGAGCCGACGAAAGATCCGGCCAGGTGGAATCGCCTTTTTTGGGCAATTCTGTTCAGTATTTTATCTATAGCAATTATGGTAGTCAGTGGAATTGAAACTGTAAAAATCATGTCGGTCGTAACGGGCATTTTTCTGATTCTGGTTTTATTTCTTCTGATGGTAGCGGTAAAGATAAGACTTGAAGAAGATCTATCCGAAAAGAAAAAAAAGGAAATAAATATGGGATGA
- a CDS encoding 5-formyltetrahydrofolate cyclo-ligase, with the protein MCKSVITLDISGQKKLLRTQMKKTLKDLFNDGSKVHEAAKKAAEFFLNWKFYKEADVLMAFVSSKEEIDTLAILHEALSDKKEVAVPRVITDTEMDFFYLERDKPFEDQLKPGIFGILEPKEFLKRFEVADTAGKKAVMLVPGLAFSKEGHRMGKGKGFYDRYFSRFLPPVRCGFCFDVQIVQEVPHDDFDADVSHVISESGIIDCGNRGVRPFLALGIL; encoded by the coding sequence ATGTGTAAATCCGTTATAACACTCGATATCAGCGGGCAAAAAAAATTACTGCGCACTCAGATGAAAAAAACTCTGAAAGATCTTTTTAACGACGGCTCTAAAGTTCATGAAGCCGCAAAAAAAGCCGCCGAGTTTTTTTTGAATTGGAAATTTTACAAAGAAGCGGACGTACTTATGGCCTTTGTATCGTCAAAAGAGGAAATCGATACTTTGGCTATCCTGCATGAGGCGCTTTCGGACAAGAAGGAAGTCGCCGTTCCCCGCGTTATTACAGATACTGAAATGGATTTTTTCTATTTGGAAAGGGATAAGCCTTTTGAAGACCAGCTTAAACCGGGAATATTCGGTATCCTTGAGCCGAAGGAATTTTTAAAGCGGTTTGAAGTTGCGGATACTGCAGGTAAAAAGGCTGTTATGCTCGTCCCCGGGCTTGCATTTTCAAAAGAGGGGCACAGGATGGGAAAGGGCAAGGGATTTTACGACAGGTACTTTTCGCGTTTTTTGCCGCCGGTGAGGTGCGGCTTTTGTTTTGACGTTCAAATAGTTCAGGAAGTTCCGCACGATGATTTTGACGCGGATGTTTCTCATGTGATAAGCGAGTCGGGTATTATCGATTGCGGTAATCGCGGCGTCCGGCCGTTTTTAGCGCTTGGAATCCTTTGA
- a CDS encoding BrnA antitoxin family protein, with protein MIISKKLTAERLEEIKNYPICYDEDSPKLTKEQIARLRPAHEAYWNVIPVKKTISIKIDADILAALKSLGKGYQTRINSILRKAVTTGDY; from the coding sequence ATGATTATTTCAAAAAAATTAACGGCTGAACGATTGGAAGAAATAAAAAATTATCCTATATGTTATGATGAAGACAGCCCAAAACTGACAAAGGAACAAATTGCAAGGCTAAGACCGGCGCATGAAGCATATTGGAACGTAATCCCCGTTAAAAAAACAATTTCCATAAAAATAGATGCGGATATCCTTGCGGCCCTTAAGTCATTAGGTAAAGGCTATCAGACTAGGATAAACAGTATTTTAAGAAAAGCTGTTACGACAGGCGATTATTAA
- a CDS encoding BrnT family toxin: protein MGKTIISKDNRFEWDEEKNRANIEKHGIDFEEILEVFDDPAFLTGYDFAHSEKEDRYYGIGNLNGILIVLVFFTENNGRIRLISARQAEKELREEYYDYFKKING from the coding sequence ATGGGAAAAACAATTATAAGCAAAGATAATCGTTTTGAGTGGGATGAAGAGAAAAACCGTGCCAATATTGAAAAGCATGGAATAGACTTTGAAGAAATATTGGAAGTATTTGATGACCCTGCATTTTTAACAGGATATGATTTTGCGCATTCTGAAAAAGAAGATAGGTATTATGGGATCGGAAACTTGAACGGAATATTGATAGTGTTGGTTTTTTTTACCGAAAATAACGGAAGAATACGGTTAATATCCGCACGGCAAGCAGAAAAGGAATTGAGGGAGGAATATTATGATTATTTCAAAAAAATTAACGGCTGA